The Sesamum indicum cultivar Zhongzhi No. 13 linkage group LG2, S_indicum_v1.0, whole genome shotgun sequence genome contains a region encoding:
- the LOC105177348 gene encoding protein FAM91A1 isoform X1, whose protein sequence is MQRAPATIEEQLIVKAIADECQWDSLPKRLQSTLNSKEEWHRRVIEHCIKKRLLWNSCFARKVCKEGEYYEEMMRYLRRNLALFPYHLAEYVCRVMRVSPFKYYCDMIFEVMKNEQPYDSIPNFSAADALRLTGIGRNEFIDIMNKCRSKKIMWKLNKSIAKELLPTEPVEFVIEPWWGVCLVNFTLEEFKKLSEEETATIDKICKEEANSFILFDPEIIKGLYRRGLVYFDVPVYADDRFKVSRLEGFVSNREQLYEDPIEELLYAVFVVSSENSTVAELATTLQADISQLQAAASFACRLGWAVKLIDPASILQESNAHGSPKSILGDEEDGAHANMSSSNLSSDGTALQPGDILWTDNSNPAADCSRVAFVVDANITSYLMMGSVSPGLKSHAVTLYEAGKLGHASMADLCRDLVTLESAKFEGELQEFANHAFSLRCILECLTSGGIVADGRENIGSISLSKEEATSFTTDVCYGDKSTDSGMNRSELNMEDHEALMMLDGNVSAEPSTERTIDENFSATLSEESNSYAEDSKLGLSSKNNEKSHCVEGVGTGKEIKKRRKYRVDILRCESLAALAPATLDRLFHRDYDIIMSMIPLPHSSVLPGPKGPIHFGPPSHSSMTSWMKLVLYSALSSGPLSVVLMKGQCLRLLPAPLAGCEKALVWSWDGSTIGGLGGKLEGNLVKGSILLHCLNSLLKCTAVLVQPLSRYDLDDGGKVVTLDVPLPLKNSDGSMASIGEELGLCREESLKLNTLLHNISNKINLWTMGYIRLLRLFKEGESENFSVDTEKYEWVPLSAEFGIPLFSPKLCNNICKRVVSSKLLQTDLQKEHHEAMQDLRTRLRDVCAEYQATGPTAKLLYQKEHQKEKDSSRELMTYASGRWNPLSDPSSPISGALSENQRLKLANRQRCRTEVLSFDGNILRSYALSPVYEATTRPIEDSVSIGTAKGESEDGDSKEVILPGVNLLFDGSELHPFEIGACLQARQPVSLIAEASAASASLAVKQKV, encoded by the exons CTGTTCCCTTACCATCTTGCGGAGTATGTTTGCCGTGTTATGAGGGTTTCTCCTTTCAAATATTACTGTGACATGATATTCGAAGTTATGAAAAATG AACAACCCTATGACAGCATTCCTAATTTTAGTGCTGCAGACGCGCTGCGGCTCACAGGGATAGGAAGAAATGAATTCATTGACATCATGAATAAGTGCAGATCTAAG AAAATTATGTGGAAGCTGAATAAGTCAATAGCTAAAGAACTCTTGCCAACAGAACCTGTGGAATTTGTTATTGAGCCATGGTGGGGAGTTTGCCTAGTCAACTTCACTTTGGAAGAATTCAAG AAACTCTCAGAAGAAGAAACAGCAACCATTGATAAGATCTGTAAGGAGGAAGCAAATTCATTCATCCTTTTTGATCCTGAAATTATTAAGGGTCTATATCGCCGGGGACTTGTCTACTTTGATGTTCCTGTTTATGCTGATGATCGTTTTAAAG TTTCTAGGCTTGAAGGATTTGTTTCAAACAGGGAGCAGTTATATGAAGATCCAATTGAGGA GTTGCTTTATGCTGTGTTTGTGGTGTCAAGTGAGAATTCAACTGTCGCTGAATTGGCTACAACTTTACAAGCTGATATCTCTCAGCTACAGGCTGCTGCATCGTTTGCCTGTCGACTGGGATGGGCAGTAAAGCTTATTGATCCTGCATCTattcttcaagaatcaaaTGCTCATGGATCTCCAAAAAGTATACTTGGTGACGAGGAAGATGGTGCTCATGCGAATATGAGCTCCTCAAATTTGTCCAGTGATGGCACTGCTCTCCAACCAGGAGATATATTATGGACAGATAATTCTAATCCTGCTGCTGATTGTTCTCGTGTAGCTTTTGTCGTCGATGCTAATATTACATCTTATCTTATGATGGGATCTGTTTCACCAG GTCTGAAATCTCATGCTGTCACACTGTATGAAGCTGGGAAACTAGGTCATGCAAGCATGGCAGATCTTTGCAGAGATCTTGTTACTCTAGAGAGTGCCAAATTTGAAGGAGAGTTACAGGAATTTGCTAATCATGCTTTCAGCCTCAGGTGTATCCTGGAGTGCCTAACTTCAGGAGGTATTGTTGCTGATGGAAGAGAAAACATTGGGTCTATATCATTGAGCAAAGAGGAGGCCACTTCATTCACAACTGATGTTTGCTATGGTGACAAGTCTACAGATTCTGGTATGAATAGATCTGAGTTAAATATGGAGGACCATGAGGCATTGATGATGCTAGACGGTAATGTTTCTGCTGAGCCTTCAACTGAGAGGactattgatgaaaatttctCGGCTACCTTATCTGAAGAATCCAATTCCTATGCTGAGGATTCTAAATTAGGCCTTAGTTCCaagaataatgaaaaatcaCATTGTGTTGAAGGTGTGGGTACAGGAAAAGAGATAAAGAAACGAAGGAAGTACAGGGTAGATATTCTTCGCTGTGAAAGCTTGGCTGCTCTAGCTCCAGCTACCTTGGATCGTCTATTTCACCGTGACTATGATATTATCATGTCCATGATCCCACTTCCTCACTCTTCTGTTTTGCCTGGACCCAAGGGTCCCATTCATTTTGGTCCTCCATCTCATTCTTCTATGACTTCCTGGATGAAGTTGGTGCTGTATTCTGCTCTCTCCAGTGGACCTCTTTCAGTTGTTCTGATGAAAGGTCAATGTTTAAGGTTGCTTCCTGCACCATTAGCTGGTTGTGAGAAGGCTCTAGTATGGTCATGGGATGGATCTACAATTGGAGGTTTGGGAGGAAAACTTGAAGGAAATTTAGTTAAAGGAAGCATACTCTTACATTGTTTGAATTCTCTTCTTAAGTGCACTGCTGTGCTGGTTCAACCTCTAAGCAGATATGACCTTGATGATGGTGGAAAAGTTGTAACCCTAGATGTTCCGTTGCCGTTGAAGAACAGTGATGGTTCAATGGCTAGTATTGGGGAGGAATTGGGACTATGTAGAGAGGAAAGTTTGAAGTTAAATACACTGTtgcataatatttcaaacaaaataaatttgtggaCTATGGGTTATATTCGCCTTCTAAGGCTGTTTAAAGAGGGAGAATCTGAAAACTTCTCAGTTGATACTGAGAAGTATGAATGGGTTCCACTGAGTGCAGAATTTGGTATTCcactttttagtcccaaattGTGCAACAATATATGCAAAAGAGTGGTATCCTCAAAGTTACTTCAAACAGACTTACAAAAGGAGCATCATGAAGCAATGCAAGACTTAAGAACCAGGTTACGTGATGTTTGTGCAGAGTACCAAGCAACAGGCCCTACTGCAAAACTTCTTTACCAGAAAGAGCACCAGAAGGAAAAGGATTCATCTCGAGAACTTATGACTTATGCAAGTGGAAGATGGAACCCGCTATCTGATCCTTCTTCTCCTATATCAGGAGCCTTAAGCGAGAACCAAAGATTAAAACTTGCTAACAGGCAACGTTGTCGGACTGAAGTTCTGAGCTTTGATGGTAATATCCTAAG ATCATACGCTTTGAGTCCAGTCTATGAGGCTACCACAAGGCCTATTGAAGATTCTGTCTCTATTGGCACTGCAAAAGGTGAATCAGAAGATGGTGACAGCAAAGAAGTAATTCTTCCTGGAGTGAATCTTCTTTTTGATGGGTCTGAATTGCATCCTTTTGAGATTGGTGCTTGCCTCCAGGCTCGTCAACCTGTGTCCTTGATAGCAGAGGCCTCAGCTGCATCGGCGTCTTTGGCAGTGaaacaaaaagtttaa
- the LOC105177348 gene encoding protein FAM91A1 isoform X2 produces MRVSPFKYYCDMIFEVMKNEQPYDSIPNFSAADALRLTGIGRNEFIDIMNKCRSKKIMWKLNKSIAKELLPTEPVEFVIEPWWGVCLVNFTLEEFKKLSEEETATIDKICKEEANSFILFDPEIIKGLYRRGLVYFDVPVYADDRFKVSRLEGFVSNREQLYEDPIEELLYAVFVVSSENSTVAELATTLQADISQLQAAASFACRLGWAVKLIDPASILQESNAHGSPKSILGDEEDGAHANMSSSNLSSDGTALQPGDILWTDNSNPAADCSRVAFVVDANITSYLMMGSVSPGLKSHAVTLYEAGKLGHASMADLCRDLVTLESAKFEGELQEFANHAFSLRCILECLTSGGIVADGRENIGSISLSKEEATSFTTDVCYGDKSTDSGMNRSELNMEDHEALMMLDGNVSAEPSTERTIDENFSATLSEESNSYAEDSKLGLSSKNNEKSHCVEGVGTGKEIKKRRKYRVDILRCESLAALAPATLDRLFHRDYDIIMSMIPLPHSSVLPGPKGPIHFGPPSHSSMTSWMKLVLYSALSSGPLSVVLMKGQCLRLLPAPLAGCEKALVWSWDGSTIGGLGGKLEGNLVKGSILLHCLNSLLKCTAVLVQPLSRYDLDDGGKVVTLDVPLPLKNSDGSMASIGEELGLCREESLKLNTLLHNISNKINLWTMGYIRLLRLFKEGESENFSVDTEKYEWVPLSAEFGIPLFSPKLCNNICKRVVSSKLLQTDLQKEHHEAMQDLRTRLRDVCAEYQATGPTAKLLYQKEHQKEKDSSRELMTYASGRWNPLSDPSSPISGALSENQRLKLANRQRCRTEVLSFDGNILRSYALSPVYEATTRPIEDSVSIGTAKGESEDGDSKEVILPGVNLLFDGSELHPFEIGACLQARQPVSLIAEASAASASLAVKQKV; encoded by the exons ATGAGGGTTTCTCCTTTCAAATATTACTGTGACATGATATTCGAAGTTATGAAAAATG AACAACCCTATGACAGCATTCCTAATTTTAGTGCTGCAGACGCGCTGCGGCTCACAGGGATAGGAAGAAATGAATTCATTGACATCATGAATAAGTGCAGATCTAAG AAAATTATGTGGAAGCTGAATAAGTCAATAGCTAAAGAACTCTTGCCAACAGAACCTGTGGAATTTGTTATTGAGCCATGGTGGGGAGTTTGCCTAGTCAACTTCACTTTGGAAGAATTCAAG AAACTCTCAGAAGAAGAAACAGCAACCATTGATAAGATCTGTAAGGAGGAAGCAAATTCATTCATCCTTTTTGATCCTGAAATTATTAAGGGTCTATATCGCCGGGGACTTGTCTACTTTGATGTTCCTGTTTATGCTGATGATCGTTTTAAAG TTTCTAGGCTTGAAGGATTTGTTTCAAACAGGGAGCAGTTATATGAAGATCCAATTGAGGA GTTGCTTTATGCTGTGTTTGTGGTGTCAAGTGAGAATTCAACTGTCGCTGAATTGGCTACAACTTTACAAGCTGATATCTCTCAGCTACAGGCTGCTGCATCGTTTGCCTGTCGACTGGGATGGGCAGTAAAGCTTATTGATCCTGCATCTattcttcaagaatcaaaTGCTCATGGATCTCCAAAAAGTATACTTGGTGACGAGGAAGATGGTGCTCATGCGAATATGAGCTCCTCAAATTTGTCCAGTGATGGCACTGCTCTCCAACCAGGAGATATATTATGGACAGATAATTCTAATCCTGCTGCTGATTGTTCTCGTGTAGCTTTTGTCGTCGATGCTAATATTACATCTTATCTTATGATGGGATCTGTTTCACCAG GTCTGAAATCTCATGCTGTCACACTGTATGAAGCTGGGAAACTAGGTCATGCAAGCATGGCAGATCTTTGCAGAGATCTTGTTACTCTAGAGAGTGCCAAATTTGAAGGAGAGTTACAGGAATTTGCTAATCATGCTTTCAGCCTCAGGTGTATCCTGGAGTGCCTAACTTCAGGAGGTATTGTTGCTGATGGAAGAGAAAACATTGGGTCTATATCATTGAGCAAAGAGGAGGCCACTTCATTCACAACTGATGTTTGCTATGGTGACAAGTCTACAGATTCTGGTATGAATAGATCTGAGTTAAATATGGAGGACCATGAGGCATTGATGATGCTAGACGGTAATGTTTCTGCTGAGCCTTCAACTGAGAGGactattgatgaaaatttctCGGCTACCTTATCTGAAGAATCCAATTCCTATGCTGAGGATTCTAAATTAGGCCTTAGTTCCaagaataatgaaaaatcaCATTGTGTTGAAGGTGTGGGTACAGGAAAAGAGATAAAGAAACGAAGGAAGTACAGGGTAGATATTCTTCGCTGTGAAAGCTTGGCTGCTCTAGCTCCAGCTACCTTGGATCGTCTATTTCACCGTGACTATGATATTATCATGTCCATGATCCCACTTCCTCACTCTTCTGTTTTGCCTGGACCCAAGGGTCCCATTCATTTTGGTCCTCCATCTCATTCTTCTATGACTTCCTGGATGAAGTTGGTGCTGTATTCTGCTCTCTCCAGTGGACCTCTTTCAGTTGTTCTGATGAAAGGTCAATGTTTAAGGTTGCTTCCTGCACCATTAGCTGGTTGTGAGAAGGCTCTAGTATGGTCATGGGATGGATCTACAATTGGAGGTTTGGGAGGAAAACTTGAAGGAAATTTAGTTAAAGGAAGCATACTCTTACATTGTTTGAATTCTCTTCTTAAGTGCACTGCTGTGCTGGTTCAACCTCTAAGCAGATATGACCTTGATGATGGTGGAAAAGTTGTAACCCTAGATGTTCCGTTGCCGTTGAAGAACAGTGATGGTTCAATGGCTAGTATTGGGGAGGAATTGGGACTATGTAGAGAGGAAAGTTTGAAGTTAAATACACTGTtgcataatatttcaaacaaaataaatttgtggaCTATGGGTTATATTCGCCTTCTAAGGCTGTTTAAAGAGGGAGAATCTGAAAACTTCTCAGTTGATACTGAGAAGTATGAATGGGTTCCACTGAGTGCAGAATTTGGTATTCcactttttagtcccaaattGTGCAACAATATATGCAAAAGAGTGGTATCCTCAAAGTTACTTCAAACAGACTTACAAAAGGAGCATCATGAAGCAATGCAAGACTTAAGAACCAGGTTACGTGATGTTTGTGCAGAGTACCAAGCAACAGGCCCTACTGCAAAACTTCTTTACCAGAAAGAGCACCAGAAGGAAAAGGATTCATCTCGAGAACTTATGACTTATGCAAGTGGAAGATGGAACCCGCTATCTGATCCTTCTTCTCCTATATCAGGAGCCTTAAGCGAGAACCAAAGATTAAAACTTGCTAACAGGCAACGTTGTCGGACTGAAGTTCTGAGCTTTGATGGTAATATCCTAAG ATCATACGCTTTGAGTCCAGTCTATGAGGCTACCACAAGGCCTATTGAAGATTCTGTCTCTATTGGCACTGCAAAAGGTGAATCAGAAGATGGTGACAGCAAAGAAGTAATTCTTCCTGGAGTGAATCTTCTTTTTGATGGGTCTGAATTGCATCCTTTTGAGATTGGTGCTTGCCTCCAGGCTCGTCAACCTGTGTCCTTGATAGCAGAGGCCTCAGCTGCATCGGCGTCTTTGGCAGTGaaacaaaaagtttaa